TGGGCATTGCCCTTGCTATCGAATTCCAGTTTTTTACCGTCTTGGGTAATTTTTTCAATGATAAGTGGTGGTTGAAGGTCTACTTGCAATACCTGATTTGCATCCAAAACTTTGTAGCGAATGGTATTGGTGCCCGATATAAATTTATCATCCGGTTTAACCTCAATATCCAGATGATAGTAATTGAGGTCCCACCAAGCTCGTTCCGGAGTTATGCTGCCTCTAAGGGTATCTTGTTCCGTAAAATCTTGGGCCTTAATATGTAAGGTAGTCAGGATAACGGTAATCATTAAAAGTTTTTTCATTAGTCCCAATTATCTAAAAATTCCGTTTGGAAATACGACCGGACTTTCAAATCCGTTTTCACCTACCGCGGACAGACCAAAGAAAAAATTATCAATAACGATTCCTTCCAATGTAAATTCGGTAACGTCACCTACATATCTACTGTAATCCCAAGTGGGTGAGGTCGTATCCCTCCAGTAGATTTTGTATCCTTTGGCTCCATCTACCCTGCTCCATTGGAATTTGGCCGATGGTTCAACAATACCACCAATTTTTACTTCTTTAGGTGCCGGTGGTGCCCAAGCCAAGGAAGCCAGGTTAATCGCATTTACAGCGGTTAGTTTTGCCGCGTAGTCAAAGTTTACATGTTCTAGGACATCCCCATATTCAATGCCGTCTTCCACCCGAATATCCTGATGTTGCTGGGTGTAATTTTCGTGCGCCTCCATGATTCGTATTCCCGCAAAACCAGCGTCGTTAAAGGGCCTGTGATGTCCTCCACGGCCAAAACGATCCAAACGATAAATCATCATGGGATTCATTTCGGGCATATAGGTCTTTACATTCTTATGCACATATCTAGCCAATTGTCTTGAAATACCATCGACTTCACCTCCATAAAACCGTCTTGCCCTGCGTTGCTCTTCCGTTTCATTGGGAGGTACGGGTTCGGAAAAAATTCGGAAATCCACATTGCTTACTACTCCATCCACACCTTTGATATTTCCAATCATATCGTTATTAAAAATCCCAATGATTTCCCATCCTTGATCTTTGGCGTATTGCGCCACGCCGCCGCCGCCAAAAAGACCTTGTTCCTCACCGGAAAGACCCATATAGATAATGCTGTTTTCAAATGTGTATTTTGAAAGTACCCGTGCTGCTTCCAAGGTTCCGGCCATACCGCTGGCATTGTCGTTGGCTCCAGGTGAATCGTCCGTAAAATTGGTAGGGTCGCTTACCCGACTATCAATATCGCCGCTCATAATAATGTATCTATTGGGGTATTTGCTTCCTTTTTGAATGGCCAAGACATTCACGACTTCCACATCATGCACAATGCGTTGATTGGCGCCCTTTTTGACCAAGTCTTTTTGATAAAAAACGTTCAAACAACCGTTACAGGCCTGGGAAGTTTTCTCAAATTCAGACTTTATCCAGCGTCTTGCCGCACCTATGCCACGGGTTTGTGAGACTGTATCGCTTAAGGTATGTCGGGTGCCAAAATTGGCCAATTTGGTGATATCGTTTTCTATGCGTTCCGCAGAAACGGCATCAATAATATCATAGATGCGTTGGTCCGTTTGCGCTGATAATGTAAGGGTTATGGTCAAAAGACCCAGAAGTAGCCATTTTTTCATATTCGGTTTCATTTGAAGTGTCTCTAAAAGTATTAAAAATTAATCTTTTTCAAGGCGTATAAGATGCCAAACTCCCAACGCCGGACCCAATGTCAACACCATGAATAAAAAGTTTGCACTTGTGATGGTCTGCATGTAGTTTAAGAGTTGAATACTAAAAATGGTAATGGCAAAGCCGATGCAGGTTGCTAGGGTAAGCGCCGTACCTTTGATTTCGCCCATAGCCGATGCAGCCACTAGTTTTGATAGTTGTGGGGAATCTGCGGTAACGGCCAAACCCCATATACACCATGCCGATAGGAATAGTATGGGAGGCAGCATGAAAAAAACCGGGGAGATTAGGCAACATAGGCCCGATATCGTAAGAGACGTTAAGGCTACCTTACGGCTTCCTATTTTTTCCGATATCAAACCACCAAGGGCACACGACAGTCCACCAAGGGCAATTACAATCCCTGTCCAGAGGGGTACCGAAAAGTCCATACCAGTTTTCGTATTATAATATGCAATCGCAAAGGGCGTAAAGGCCCAAAAGGCGTACAACTCCCACATGTGTCCAAAATAGCCAAAAGCGACCTTCTTAAAATTTACCATGCCAAAGAGTTGGGGACCAATGGATAGATCAAGTTTTTTGCTAGGGGTTCTATAGGGTCCGTTGGGAACCAGAAAATTAATTGCCAATCCACCCATAAAGGTCATTGCCGTAGTTATTTTTATGACGGTGTTCGCCTCATGGCCCCAACTATTGGCCTTGATAAAAAATGGAAATGCGGTACCCAAGACCAAGGCACCTACCAAATACCCTAAAGCCTTGCCCAATCCTTTTTCATAGTAATCTGCCGCAATCTTCATTCCCACGGGATAAATACCTGCAAGAAAAAAACCAGTGCCAAACCTCGTTAGAAGAATCGTCCATTTGGTCATAGATTCTTGAAGCAATGCAAAATTGCAGAGTGCCGCCAATAGGGCACAGACCATAAATACCTTGGAAGGCGGAAACCTATCTGCTACCATCAATAATGCAAAAAGCAGCGTGCCCAGAATGAATCCCAATTGTACGGAGGATAATACCCAGCCCATAATATCTTCACCCAACCCTGTTTTCAAGATAAGTTCATCGATGATTGTATTACCGGCAAACCATGGGGAGGTACATGCAAATTGGGCAATTATTATGGTTGGAAGGATATGTGGTTTTTGCTTCAACCTCAGATTTACTTTAGGAAAGTGACTTTGGATATTTTCTCATTTTCAACTTCGTAAATAGCTACGGCGGAAAACGTATTGCCATTGGCCGTTACCTCCTCTTCGTCTATCACTTTGTTGCCTATGACGATTCTGTTTTTGATTTCGCAATGCAGGTCTGGTGTGGAGGTGAAAAATTCGGTGTAGCCCTTACGCATTTCCTCTGGTCCATCTGTAGTTAGGTTTTTTGGGAAGTTGTAGAGTTTTACATCGTCAGTATACGTTGCCATAAATGCATCGATATCTCTTTTATTATAGGCATCCACCTGTTCTTGGACAACACTTTCGGGGATGGATTCCGACCCATTGTCAAAAATAAATGTCATGCTAGAAATTCGGTCGGCGACTTCATATATTGCCACTTGCTTAGAAATACTTCCGTCTCCCGTAACTATTTCATGGTCGATTACAAAATTTCCCATGGTAATCCTATTTGCGACCTCTACATCATATTTCTTATTATCCGGGGACAGGCTCCCATAGTTCTCCCGCATTTTTTGATGCCCGATATAAAGGGTGTCCGCCGGAAAATTTTGAACTACCACGTTTTCACTATAACAATTGACGAAGGCATCCAAATCCCCCGAATTATAGGATTCCACCTGTTTTTGAACGATTTTGTATTTGGGGTCCTCGCTTACGAATGCCAATATTTGACCATCCGGACTAATGGCCAGTCTTGATATTTTAGGTATTTCCAATTTATCAAATGTGTGCAGGAGTTTCCAGGAGCCCTTCTTTTTGTAATCGTAACCCAACAAATTGTTTTCGTACGCCGTAAGCAAGGTTCCTTCTTTTGTCCAACTTACATCTTCAAATGAGCCAGGAAGCGTCACGATATATTCCGTAGCCCCGGAAATAGGATTCAGGGATTTTACCAAGGTTGTATCATTTTCTTTTGAAATATAACTGATCAGCTCCGTTTGGGGAATCTTGTGCAGCGACCTGCCTACACTTTTCTGTATAGTGTAGAGGGTATTATCCTTTATGTTTACGATCACCAAATCCATTCGGTTTTCAACCAAGACCGTGCATACTATGACATGGTCGTTGTACCACACATGATATCCAACTTTTAAATTGGCAATAAGTTCTTTATACTTTCCAGTCTTAAAATCATACCTATACAATCTTTGTAATCCATCATCGTCTAATCTGATGGCCGAAATATCCTCTTGGTCCAATATTCTCAAAGGTGAATATTCACCTCCCTTTGGAGTACTGTTGATCCACGATTTTGATTCGGAATTAATATTGTAAAGGGCTATATCGGTCTGTCCGTTTCGGGTGGAAGCAAGTAGAATTCGGTCGTCATCGTAGAAGGAAGGTTGATTGTCGTAGCCTTCATTGTTAGAAATGTTTTTGGGATTCCCGATTTTTAAAGTTCCCTCGTTCCATTCCAAATCGGCCAGAAACACTTCTGTGCTAGGCTGGGAATAGCTTTTTAAAGAAAAAAATAAAAAGAGTACCGAGAGGAATAATAACCGATTCATTCGTTTAGCATAGAGTTCCAAATTAATGCATGTCAGCAAATCGGCCTAAAATATCCCTAACATTTTTGGTACTGTCTACAAAATACTTGGCGTGGGTTTTTTGTCTTCCCACTTTGACCGTAATGGAATCTTCCGGGAGTTCCTGGAACATAAACTCATCCGTCCAGTCATCGCCTATGGCAAAAACAAAATCATATTCATGTTCCGCAAATACGCGCATGGAGGCCCTTCCCTTGTTTACATTGCTACTCTTGATTTCCATAACCTTATTTCCGTTTAAAACGCTCAAGTCGTCATTCGCAATCAAACTGGTCAATACTGTATTCAATTCCACGGCCCTCTTTTGGCCAAAATCGGGATCGGTATTTCTATAATGCCATGCCAAGGAATAATTCTTTTCTTCGATAAAACTTCCCGGAGTCCTATCCACAAAGGAATCCAAGACCGGATGAATTTTCTCCATCCAATCCTTTTTGACCTTTTCCAGCATTCTAAAGTCTTCTCCATTTTGGGAAATCCAAACCCCATGCTCGACTATCATGTTGTACCCTTTATGCTTGAACCACTTGGTAAAGGTTTCTTTGTCCCTTCCGCTGATTAGATACATATCCGTATTTTCCTGGGCGGAAATTTCATCCAATAATCTGAATAGATCTTCATCAGGACTGGCCTTCTGAGGGTCTTTATGAAAGCCGGCCAAAGTGCCGTCATAATCTAGAAAAACAAGGCGTCTTTTGGCCGACTTATATTTTTTCATGACGGTGTTCATTAAATCTACCGAAAGCTTTCTGGATATATAGGTGAGGTCCTTTTCTTTTTGATTTAATAGGGAGGTCATGAAATCATTGGCCCATTTCTCCACGTTATAACGCTCCAGGCGTTTTTGAAGAATTGAATTACGCTGCTGTTGTTCCTCTTTGGGCATATTGATGGCCTTGTCCAAGGTGTCCGCAATTTCCTCGAAGTTATTAGGGTTTATTAGGAGGGATTCATTCATTTCATTGGCAGAACCTGCCATTTCACTTAAAATAAGTACCCCTGTCTTATCGGTTCGTGTTGCAATATACTCTTTGGCTACCAAGTTCATACCATCCCGAATAGGGGTTAACCAGGCAATATCACAGGTCGTATACAGGTCGATGAGGTTATCAAAGGGCATAGATCTATAAAAATACCAAATAGGGGTCCAGCTTACGGTAGAAAGTTCCCCATTGATTCGGCCTACGAGCTCATCGATTTCTTTTTTCAGCAGTTGGTATTGTGGGACATTGGAACGAGAAGGTACAGCCAAAATAATCAAACGTACCTTCTCTTTGTATTGTGGGTACTTATTTAAAAAATATTCAAAGGCATTCAAGCGCTTGGCAATTCCCTTGGTATAGTCCAATCGGTCTATGGAAAGGAAGAATTTCGCATCGGGAGTAGATTCTTTATGGGTATCCAATCTTTTTTGAAGCTCGGATTTTTGGGATTCATCGCGTTGCGCATGTTCCTTAGCTGCCTCGTTGAATTTTTTATAATCGATTCCCATGGGAAAGGAATCCACTTTTATCACCCTATCATCCAAATAAATATCGTTAAAACTGACCTCAAGGCCCAAAAGCCTTCGGACCGAGCTTAAAAAGTGTCTTTCGTAATCATAGGTGTGAAAACCAATTAAATCGGAACCTAAGAGACCTTCCAATACTTCCATCCTCCAAGGTAGTGTTCTAAATATTTCAAAGGAAGGGAAGGGGATATGTAGGAAGAAACCAATTGAAACATTGGGACGTTTTGCCCTGACCATTTGCGGCACCAGCATCAATTGATAATCATGTACCCATATAACATCGTCATCTCCCGCTTTTTCTAAAATAGCATCGGCAAATTTCTGGTTTACAGTTTTATAGATTTCCCAGCTCTCCCATTCAAACTCGGAATACTCCAAAAAGTAATGGAAGAGGGGCCACACTGTTCTATTGCTAAATCCATAGTAAAAGCCGTCTACTTCTTTTTGGGTAAGTTTTACCTTGGAGGAACCATGCTCGGCCAAGGCATCGTCTATTTGTGATTCCAATTCTTCGGGTGTTTCCTCATCGGTGAGACCGCTCCAACCAATCCAAAGGCTATCTCCACCTGAGTGGACCGATTTCATGCCGGTGGCAAGTCCGCCCACACTAGGTATTGCCGTAATGGTTCCATTGCTGATTTGTAATTGTACCGGGAGTCTATTTGAGATAATGATAGTTTTGGCCATAAATAGCAAGTTTTGCTTTGAAATGAATTTAATTTCTCTCAATTTCGGGAAAAAGATGGGCAATAGCAATTGAATGCCCAAATGAATCAAGATTTTTAGGGAATGAATAACTTAGACTACGGAATAATAGGAAATTGTAGAAGTGCTGCATTAGTATCAAAAAGAGGCTCCATAGATTGGTGCTGTTTGCCTGAATTTGACTCTTCATCGTTATTTGCAAAGTTACTGGATGAGGAAAAGGGAGGTAGTTTTGAAATTCTGGTAGATGATTCCTATATCATAGAGCAGCGTTATAAAAAGCATACCGCTGTTTTAATAACCAAATTCTCTTGTGGAGACGACGTTTTTGAAATTCGCGATTTTATGCCCCGCTACAGGAAGGCTGAAGGCGGTTATAATTCACCTCCCGAGCTAATCAGATACATTAAACATGTAAGCGGTAAACCTAAGTTTAAGGTATGCTTTAACCCCAAATTGGAATATGCCCATGGTAAAACGGATACCTATGTCAAAAAGAACTTTGTAGTAAGTCTTACCCATGGAGAAAAGTTCGATACCTGTTTTCTGTATACCTCATTTAATAAAAATGCCGTAGTTGATGGAAGGGAATTGGAGATAACAGAGGACGGCTATTTTCTATTGGGGTATAACGAAAAATTGTTCCAACCTACGGTTCGAAAGATGTACACCGAATTGGAACGAACCAAGGTGTATTGGTTGAATTGGAGCAGTAAGACTCCTAACTATAGAAAGTACAATTCCCAAATCAGTAGAAGTGCCATCACCCTTAAACTCTTGACCTATGACAAATCGGGAGCGGTTCTGGCCGCAGCCACGACCTCGTTACCGGAAACGATAGGGGAGGTCCGTAACTGGGATTACCGTTTTTGCTGGATACGGGATGCTTCCATGGCCATTAAGGTGATCGGTGAACTGGGGCATAGGAATGTTGCCAAGAGATATCTGCAATTTATCGTAGATCTCATTCCAGATAAGGATGAGAAACTACAGATTATGTATGGCATTAACAAGGAGAAAAAGTTAACGGAACGTACCTTGGACCATTTAGCGGGCTATAAAGGTTCCAAACCGGTACGAATTGGGAATGCGGCCTACAAACAACGGCAAAATGATATCTATGGCATTTTGATGGATGTTATTTATGAGCAACTTTCAAAGTATAGTAATGATACGGAAAACGGTGAGGATTTATGGGGCATTACCAAAGGAATCGTATGGATCGTTTCCCATCACTGGAAGGAGGCGGATAAGGGTATTTGGGAATTTAGGACAGAGGATAGACACTTTACTTTTTCAAAAGTATTGTGTTGGGTCGCCATTGATAGGGCCATCAAGGTAGCCAGATTGTTCAGAAAGACCCATAAACTGGAAAAATGGACTCAATTGGAGCAGGAGATTAAAAACGATATCCACGCCAATGCTTGGAATCCGGAAGTCAACGCCTTTACCCAATCCTATGGTTCACCGGATATGGATGCTTCGGTCCTGTTGATGGAATCCTACGGATTTATCCATGCCAAAGATCCTAAGTTCGTAAGTACGGTACATGCTGTTGAACGGGAACTTAGTAATGATGGTTTATTATATCGATATAAAAATGAAGATGACTTTGGCCTGCCCTCTTCCTCATTTACCATTTGCACTTTTTGGTTTATCAACAGCCTTTTCAAAATAGGGGAAACGGAAAAGGCGATGAAGCACTTTGACACCCTTTTGTCCTACAGTAATCATTTAGGTCTCTTTAGTGAAGATATTGATTTTAAGACCAAAAGATTGCTTGGTAATTTTCCCCAAGCCTATTCACATTTGGCCTTAATTGAATGTGCCATTAACTTTTCCAGACAGGAAAGCGAGGAGCAAGTAATGGCATCGATTAACAAACTGTAGTTTTAGAGGAAACCGATTTCTCTGCCAATGAAACTATCTTGTCCAGCAGTTTTTGAAAATGGTCCGTTGTGGTGAAAGGGTTCATTACTGTGACCCGTAAATAGTGCCAACCGCGTAACTTGGTCTGCACTATGTAGAATTCACCATCTTCCAATAGTTGGTGCCGTATTTTGGCATTTAATTCGTTCAATTGTATTTGTGACAAATTTGAATCGACAAATCGAAAACATACAATATTGGCCATAGGCGTTACGGCCAAATGAAATGAAGCGTGATGTTCAATTATATCACCAAAGGATGCACCCATATCATACAATTGGGTTACGTAGGCATCAAAAACCGCTTCGCCATAGTATTTGAGCATAGTATACCAATGGATGCTCATCATGGTCTTTGTACATTCAAAGGTTCTCTTCCCTGAATTGTACCAATCCTCATGGTCTGAATCTGTGAGGAGATAGTCCGCCTTTTGGCTAAAGGTGGCATTGGCATACATTCCATTTTTTAGGAGTAGGGCAGTGGTTATCGTTGGCAACATCATCATTTTGTGTCCGTCAATTACCACAGAATCGGCATTTTCGATTCCTTTAAGGGTGTGTTTGTATTTTTTTGAGAAAATCCCCGCACCACCATGGGCACCGTCCACATGGAACCACACGTTGTATTTTTTTGCAAATTGACCAATAGCTTTAAGATTATCGAACATTCCCGTTGCCGTGGAAGGAGCACTTCCCACAATGGCAAAGATGGTAATTCCCTTTGCTTTGGCTTCTTTATATTTTTCTTCCAAAACGGATATATCCATTTGGAAGGATTCGCCACACGGAATTTTTATGATGCCTTTTTCGCCCAAGCCCATAATTCTGGCCGCTCTGTCCACACAGTAATGAGCTTCCTCGCTCACCATAATACCTAGAGCACTGCTCGTTCCTGCATTCCAAACATCTTCGTTCAATATAGCTTTTCGCGCCGTTAAGAGCGCTGTGAGATTCGCCAAGGTCCCGCCGGAGGTCAGAAAACCTCGGGCATCGGCATTCCAACCTATCCGTTCACATAGTAAATCTGTTACCACACGTTCAATGGCACTTGGTGACATACCCATTTCATAGACGGCCATCCCATTATTTAAAAGAGAACTGATCATACCCGTTAATGCTGTTATGGGAGCAGCGGGACTCACCTGATGTCCTATGTAGTGGGGATGGTGTACATAGGTTGTACGCTCTGTTATCGTCTTAAAAAGGTCGTTTTCATCACCATTCTTCAAAAAATCCTTCCAGAACTTCAGTTCTTCTTCTGGATCGTTCCAATTAATGGCTTTTTCCGACTTTTCATTTAGTTTATCATCCAAATGGGCTGTTAGCTCATCAATTAACTGATAGCCCCTTTTTTGAAAATTCAAAGGGGAATAAACTTTAGCAAGGAGATTTTTATCCATGAGTTAAATGTAATTTGTTCCCTTCAGTCTCACAATATCAAGTTCAAAAAAAGGCCGTTCAACTTGAACGGCCTTTTTAATAAATTTAATATTCAGGCTATTCGGTTACAGCTCGGTAAGCATTTACCCTACCTTCGCCGTGATAGAGACTTACTCCGTTGCCATCTATTTTATCAGCTGTATTCACCAATTTTTTGGTAACTTCATGTGGCGCCATGGATCCTCCATTTTTTCCGATTATCAAAGCTGCTACACCAGCCACATGTGGTGAGGCCATACTAGTTCCCGCACTAAAGAAATAACCTCCAGGACTGGTACTCAAAACCATATCATAAAACCAAAAATCACTTGGGCTATCAAAATCCCCTCCAGGTGCAGAAACGGTAATATGGCTTTTCCCGTAATCCGTGTAGCTTGCTGGAAGATCTAGATCACCAGTTGGGTTTTCAATCCAACTTAAAGGAGCGGTGGCGGATACAGAAATAACATTATTTAGACTCGCCGGCAAACCTATAGCTGAACCGTTTCCATCAAAATTGGAACCGCCATTTCCAGCGGAAACAACAACAGTTACTCCATTTTTATAAGCAAAATCTATCGCTCGTTGTTGTGCAATCCTAATTTCCGATATTAGTTTTCCAGGTACTTTAATGACGGAACCATCTTCAAGAGTAATGAATCCATTTTTATTAAAAA
Above is a window of Maribacter algicola DNA encoding:
- a CDS encoding M28 family metallopeptidase: MKKWLLLGLLTITLTLSAQTDQRIYDIIDAVSAERIENDITKLANFGTRHTLSDTVSQTRGIGAARRWIKSEFEKTSQACNGCLNVFYQKDLVKKGANQRIVHDVEVVNVLAIQKGSKYPNRYIIMSGDIDSRVSDPTNFTDDSPGANDNASGMAGTLEAARVLSKYTFENSIIYMGLSGEEQGLFGGGGVAQYAKDQGWEIIGIFNNDMIGNIKGVDGVVSNVDFRIFSEPVPPNETEEQRRARRFYGGEVDGISRQLARYVHKNVKTYMPEMNPMMIYRLDRFGRGGHHRPFNDAGFAGIRIMEAHENYTQQHQDIRVEDGIEYGDVLEHVNFDYAAKLTAVNAINLASLAWAPPAPKEVKIGGIVEPSAKFQWSRVDGAKGYKIYWRDTTSPTWDYSRYVGDVTEFTLEGIVIDNFFFGLSAVGENGFESPVVFPNGIFR
- a CDS encoding MFS transporter, translated to MKQKPHILPTIIIAQFACTSPWFAGNTIIDELILKTGLGEDIMGWVLSSVQLGFILGTLLFALLMVADRFPPSKVFMVCALLAALCNFALLQESMTKWTILLTRFGTGFFLAGIYPVGMKIAADYYEKGLGKALGYLVGALVLGTAFPFFIKANSWGHEANTVIKITTAMTFMGGLAINFLVPNGPYRTPSKKLDLSIGPQLFGMVNFKKVAFGYFGHMWELYAFWAFTPFAIAYYNTKTGMDFSVPLWTGIVIALGGLSCALGGLISEKIGSRKVALTSLTISGLCCLISPVFFMLPPILFLSAWCIWGLAVTADSPQLSKLVAASAMGEIKGTALTLATCIGFAITIFSIQLLNYMQTITSANFLFMVLTLGPALGVWHLIRLEKD
- a CDS encoding nuclear transport factor 2 family protein, which encodes MNRLLFLSVLFLFFSLKSYSQPSTEVFLADLEWNEGTLKIGNPKNISNNEGYDNQPSFYDDDRILLASTRNGQTDIALYNINSESKSWINSTPKGGEYSPLRILDQEDISAIRLDDDGLQRLYRYDFKTGKYKELIANLKVGYHVWYNDHVIVCTVLVENRMDLVIVNIKDNTLYTIQKSVGRSLHKIPQTELISYISKENDTTLVKSLNPISGATEYIVTLPGSFEDVSWTKEGTLLTAYENNLLGYDYKKKGSWKLLHTFDKLEIPKISRLAISPDGQILAFVSEDPKYKIVQKQVESYNSGDLDAFVNCYSENVVVQNFPADTLYIGHQKMRENYGSLSPDNKKYDVEVANRITMGNFVIDHEIVTGDGSISKQVAIYEVADRISSMTFIFDNGSESIPESVVQEQVDAYNKRDIDAFMATYTDDVKLYNFPKNLTTDGPEEMRKGYTEFFTSTPDLHCEIKNRIVIGNKVIDEEEVTANGNTFSAVAIYEVENEKISKVTFLK
- a CDS encoding bifunctional alpha,alpha-trehalose-phosphate synthase (UDP-forming)/trehalose-phosphatase produces the protein MAKTIIISNRLPVQLQISNGTITAIPSVGGLATGMKSVHSGGDSLWIGWSGLTDEETPEELESQIDDALAEHGSSKVKLTQKEVDGFYYGFSNRTVWPLFHYFLEYSEFEWESWEIYKTVNQKFADAILEKAGDDDVIWVHDYQLMLVPQMVRAKRPNVSIGFFLHIPFPSFEIFRTLPWRMEVLEGLLGSDLIGFHTYDYERHFLSSVRRLLGLEVSFNDIYLDDRVIKVDSFPMGIDYKKFNEAAKEHAQRDESQKSELQKRLDTHKESTPDAKFFLSIDRLDYTKGIAKRLNAFEYFLNKYPQYKEKVRLIILAVPSRSNVPQYQLLKKEIDELVGRINGELSTVSWTPIWYFYRSMPFDNLIDLYTTCDIAWLTPIRDGMNLVAKEYIATRTDKTGVLILSEMAGSANEMNESLLINPNNFEEIADTLDKAINMPKEEQQQRNSILQKRLERYNVEKWANDFMTSLLNQKEKDLTYISRKLSVDLMNTVMKKYKSAKRRLVFLDYDGTLAGFHKDPQKASPDEDLFRLLDEISAQENTDMYLISGRDKETFTKWFKHKGYNMIVEHGVWISQNGEDFRMLEKVKKDWMEKIHPVLDSFVDRTPGSFIEEKNYSLAWHYRNTDPDFGQKRAVELNTVLTSLIANDDLSVLNGNKVMEIKSSNVNKGRASMRVFAEHEYDFVFAIGDDWTDEFMFQELPEDSITVKVGRQKTHAKYFVDSTKNVRDILGRFADMH
- a CDS encoding glycoside hydrolase family 15 protein, which encodes MNNLDYGIIGNCRSAALVSKRGSIDWCCLPEFDSSSLFAKLLDEEKGGSFEILVDDSYIIEQRYKKHTAVLITKFSCGDDVFEIRDFMPRYRKAEGGYNSPPELIRYIKHVSGKPKFKVCFNPKLEYAHGKTDTYVKKNFVVSLTHGEKFDTCFLYTSFNKNAVVDGRELEITEDGYFLLGYNEKLFQPTVRKMYTELERTKVYWLNWSSKTPNYRKYNSQISRSAITLKLLTYDKSGAVLAAATTSLPETIGEVRNWDYRFCWIRDASMAIKVIGELGHRNVAKRYLQFIVDLIPDKDEKLQIMYGINKEKKLTERTLDHLAGYKGSKPVRIGNAAYKQRQNDIYGILMDVIYEQLSKYSNDTENGEDLWGITKGIVWIVSHHWKEADKGIWEFRTEDRHFTFSKVLCWVAIDRAIKVARLFRKTHKLEKWTQLEQEIKNDIHANAWNPEVNAFTQSYGSPDMDASVLLMESYGFIHAKDPKFVSTVHAVERELSNDGLLYRYKNEDDFGLPSSSFTICTFWFINSLFKIGETEKAMKHFDTLLSYSNHLGLFSEDIDFKTKRLLGNFPQAYSHLALIECAINFSRQESEEQVMASINKL
- a CDS encoding pyridoxal phosphate-dependent decarboxylase family protein: MDKNLLAKVYSPLNFQKRGYQLIDELTAHLDDKLNEKSEKAINWNDPEEELKFWKDFLKNGDENDLFKTITERTTYVHHPHYIGHQVSPAAPITALTGMISSLLNNGMAVYEMGMSPSAIERVVTDLLCERIGWNADARGFLTSGGTLANLTALLTARKAILNEDVWNAGTSSALGIMVSEEAHYCVDRAARIMGLGEKGIIKIPCGESFQMDISVLEEKYKEAKAKGITIFAIVGSAPSTATGMFDNLKAIGQFAKKYNVWFHVDGAHGGAGIFSKKYKHTLKGIENADSVVIDGHKMMMLPTITTALLLKNGMYANATFSQKADYLLTDSDHEDWYNSGKRTFECTKTMMSIHWYTMLKYYGEAVFDAYVTQLYDMGASFGDIIEHHASFHLAVTPMANIVCFRFVDSNLSQIQLNELNAKIRHQLLEDGEFYIVQTKLRGWHYLRVTVMNPFTTTDHFQKLLDKIVSLAEKSVSSKTTVC